In the Vallitalea okinawensis genome, ATTTGATCATATATTAGTTATGACTGGTGGAGGACCCGGAACAAGCTCCATGGTATTAGCTATATATGCGTATAAGCAATCATTTGTAAAATATAAATTAGGCTATGGTAGTGCAGCATCGGTATTAATATTAATTATTAGTTTGGGTATCGTACTAACCACTCGGTATATAGCAGGGAGGGAAAAAAGTGATAATTAATCATACTCTAAGAAAAGTTGGACAATTAATCATTAACATGTTTATATGTATATTTTCTATCTCATGTGTTTATCCCATTGCTTGGATTTTTTATTCATCATTGAAAGAATCAAGTGAATTCAATCGGGATATTATAGCCTTACCTCAATCGCTTAATTTTGATAACTATATTAAAGCATTTCAAAACAGTAATTTAGCAAAATACTCATTTAACAGCTTGTTTAATGCTACTGTATCAACAACCATCATTATTATATTAGCCTTTATATTAGCTTATTTTATATCTCGTTTTAATTTTAAGGGAAGAAAGATATTATATATCATGTTTTTATTTGGTATGCTTGTTCCTGTTCATGCATTATTAATACCTATTTTTATTCAATTTAAAAATGCTGGATTTTTTAATAAACGTTTTACACTCATTTTACCCTATGTTGCATTTGGTTTACCATTTACATTATTTCTTTTAGAAAGTTATCTAAATGGTGTACCAAAAGAATTGGATGAAGCAGCCATGATCGATGGAAGTGGGTTATCTAGGACAATGTTTACAATTATACTACCATTATGTAAACCTATGCTAGTAGCTGTAGGGATATTGAGTTTTTTTGGAAACTGGAATGAATTTTCTTTTGCTTTAGTATTAATTAACTCTGACAAGTATAAAACAGTTTCTTTG is a window encoding:
- a CDS encoding carbohydrate ABC transporter permease: MIINHTLRKVGQLIINMFICIFSISCVYPIAWIFYSSLKESSEFNRDIIALPQSLNFDNYIKAFQNSNLAKYSFNSLFNATVSTTIIIILAFILAYFISRFNFKGRKILYIMFLFGMLVPVHALLIPIFIQFKNAGFFNKRFTLILPYVAFGLPFTLFLLESYLNGVPKELDEAAMIDGSGLSRTMFTIILPLCKPMLVAVGILSFFGNWNEFSFALVLINSDKYKTVSLALQSFSGQYATDYPTQMAAMVVAIAPVLVLYLIFNKKIIEGMAEGAVKG